The Mucilaginibacter mallensis genome has a segment encoding these proteins:
- a CDS encoding sensor histidine kinase, whose translation MQFFYYLAAFLLVNRLGKSLKYTPLALKWKTMISYGQWGVLIVGIMCSVYVGDWDWAKDILGSGVLLGIVLFIDREADFKHFKSYSFAHYPLIAVGFITGLTELIAEDFYEKHDEYFVVATVAAFIWIFGRWATSKKQQEEIRIVGARNAELDMLVAQRTQELTNQKNELEKTVSLLQTTQEQLIQSEKLASLGELTAGIAHEIQNPLNFVNNFSEVSVELLDEMEQELNDGNMEEVIAIANDIKQNLEKIRHHGQRADNIVKSMLQHSRASTGQKEPTDINALADEYFRLSYHGLRAKDKSFNAELVTDFDATLPKVNVLQQDLGRVLLNLYNNAFYAVQQKQKTATSDYKPIVKVSTAVVNKSLQIKVEDNGIGIPDAVKDKILQPFFTTKPTGEGTGLGLSLSYDIVAKGHGGKIDIDSKEGEYTKFIVILPIS comes from the coding sequence ATGCAATTCTTTTACTACCTCGCCGCTTTTTTACTCGTCAACCGTTTAGGTAAATCGCTTAAATACACACCTCTGGCTCTTAAATGGAAGACCATGATTTCCTACGGGCAATGGGGAGTGCTCATTGTTGGTATAATGTGTTCTGTTTATGTGGGCGATTGGGATTGGGCTAAAGACATATTAGGGAGCGGCGTATTATTGGGTATAGTTTTATTCATTGATAGAGAGGCTGATTTTAAGCATTTTAAGTCGTATTCGTTTGCACATTACCCCTTAATTGCGGTAGGTTTTATAACTGGACTAACTGAACTGATTGCAGAGGATTTTTATGAGAAACATGACGAATACTTTGTAGTTGCCACCGTAGCTGCTTTTATATGGATCTTTGGCAGATGGGCAACATCTAAAAAGCAACAGGAAGAAATAAGAATAGTAGGCGCCCGCAACGCTGAACTGGATATGCTGGTAGCTCAGCGTACCCAGGAGCTCACCAATCAAAAAAATGAATTGGAGAAAACGGTTAGCCTGCTGCAAACTACACAGGAGCAACTGATCCAGTCCGAAAAATTAGCCTCATTGGGTGAGCTTACTGCCGGCATAGCCCATGAAATACAAAACCCGCTAAACTTTGTAAATAATTTCTCAGAGGTAAGTGTTGAACTGCTTGATGAAATGGAGCAGGAGCTAAATGATGGCAATATGGAAGAAGTTATTGCCATTGCCAATGACATTAAACAAAACCTGGAGAAGATACGCCATCACGGGCAGCGTGCCGATAATATTGTGAAGAGCATGCTACAGCATAGCCGCGCCAGTACAGGGCAAAAGGAGCCTACAGACATTAATGCGCTGGCCGATGAGTATTTCCGCCTGTCGTACCACGGCCTAAGGGCAAAGGATAAATCATTTAATGCCGAGCTGGTAACAGATTTTGATGCCACTCTGCCTAAGGTAAATGTGTTACAGCAGGATCTGGGCCGTGTATTGCTCAACCTGTATAATAATGCCTTTTATGCGGTGCAGCAAAAGCAAAAAACAGCCACGAGTGATTACAAGCCTATAGTAAAGGTGAGTACGGCAGTCGTGAATAAATCACTGCAAATAAAGGTTGAAGATAACGGTATAGGTATTCCTGATGCGGTTAAAGATAAAATTCTGCAGCCATTCTTTACCACCAAGCCTACCGGCGAGGGAACAGGGTTAGGCCTGTCGCTCAGTTATGATATTGTGGCAAAAGGGCATGGCGGTAAAATTGATATCGACTCCAAAGAGGGAGAGTATACAAAGTTCATAGTTATCTTGCCAATTAGCTGA
- a CDS encoding GH25 family lysozyme, giving the protein MATPKKPVSKKPVAEKLITGRSVPKKTVTRKPAAKKKAGNSNTTWKIAIAGLLIILLSPFYYGYVLKMFSSTWQWFMDTGENPYYRVYKSFNIRIPNKYQVHGIDVSYAQGKINWPKVKAMEEDSVHVSFAFIKASEGLLKVDPYFKRNWREAPKAGITCGPYHFFRSNKNGLWQARFFLQNFTLEAGDLPPVVDIETLDGVKPEAMRKELQAFLTYVEVHAKVKPLIYTTLSFYADYMAGYFDNYHLWIAHYNQQDLTVGPANWLFWQHSDKASINGIYHAVDFDAFKGDSLAFTKLLVP; this is encoded by the coding sequence GTGGCGACCCCTAAAAAACCTGTATCAAAAAAGCCTGTTGCTGAAAAACTGATTACAGGAAGATCTGTTCCGAAAAAAACTGTTACAAGGAAACCTGCTGCCAAAAAGAAGGCCGGTAATTCTAATACAACATGGAAAATTGCAATAGCAGGCCTGTTAATCATCCTGTTATCGCCGTTTTATTATGGGTATGTGCTCAAAATGTTCTCATCAACCTGGCAATGGTTCATGGATACCGGCGAGAATCCGTATTACCGTGTTTATAAGAGCTTTAATATCCGAATCCCTAATAAGTACCAGGTGCATGGCATTGATGTCTCCTACGCACAGGGAAAGATAAACTGGCCAAAGGTTAAGGCCATGGAAGAGGATAGCGTACACGTAAGCTTCGCGTTTATTAAAGCAAGCGAGGGTTTACTCAAGGTTGATCCCTATTTTAAGCGTAACTGGCGCGAAGCGCCAAAAGCTGGGATTACTTGTGGCCCGTATCATTTTTTTCGCTCAAACAAAAACGGATTATGGCAGGCGCGTTTCTTTCTGCAAAATTTTACCCTTGAGGCCGGCGATCTGCCACCTGTTGTTGATATTGAAACCCTTGACGGCGTTAAGCCCGAAGCCATGCGAAAGGAGCTGCAGGCGTTTTTAACTTATGTTGAGGTACATGCAAAGGTAAAACCACTCATATATACCACCTTAAGTTTTTATGCTGATTATATGGCGGGATATTTTGATAATTATCACTTGTGGATAGCCCATTATAACCAGCAGGACCTTACCGTAGGCCCGGCTAACTGGCTGTTTTGGCAACACTCCGATAAAGCCAGCATCAACGGCATTTACCACGCTGTTGATTTTGACGCATTTAAAGGTGATAGCCTGGCATTTACCAAACTATTAGTTCCGTAA
- the acpS gene encoding holo-ACP synthase has product MIAGLGIDMIEVDRIAEKINKESGFRELIFSADEIAYCESMTNKFEYYAARFAAKEAFYKALGTGWLEGTAFNEIEIVHTATGKPEFKFTGATATVIDLMEFSAVSVSLTHLKATASAVVIIEKK; this is encoded by the coding sequence ATGATAGCAGGTTTAGGTATTGATATGATTGAGGTGGATAGGATAGCGGAGAAGATCAACAAGGAAAGCGGTTTCAGGGAGCTGATATTCTCGGCAGATGAAATAGCTTACTGTGAATCAATGACCAACAAATTTGAATACTATGCCGCCCGCTTTGCCGCTAAGGAAGCCTTTTATAAAGCATTAGGCACAGGCTGGCTGGAGGGAACGGCATTTAACGAAATAGAGATAGTACATACCGCGACCGGTAAACCCGAATTTAAGTTTACCGGAGCCACAGCAACCGTTATTGACCTGATGGAATTCAGCGCTGTTTCGGTATCACTAACACACCTAAAGGCAACGGCTTCGGCAGTAGTAATTATAGAGAAGAAATGA
- a CDS encoding HAD family hydrolase yields the protein MTIPKALIFDLNGTMINDMEFHTRAWQQLFNNDLGANLSWADVKKEMYGKNQEVLVRVFGPDRFTQAEMDELSIEKERGYQKEFSPHLALLPGLKELLDAAYERNIPMAIGSAAIPFNINFVLDNLNLQHYFKAIVSADDVKLSKPNPETFLNAANLLQVNPTDCLVFEDTPKGAETAMNANMKCVVLTTTHQADEFSYLDNIVHYAADYTGDFFKTLLG from the coding sequence ATGACTATTCCCAAAGCACTCATTTTCGATCTGAATGGCACCATGATAAACGATATGGAATTTCATACCCGTGCATGGCAGCAATTGTTTAATAATGATTTAGGCGCAAACCTGAGCTGGGCCGATGTAAAGAAGGAAATGTATGGCAAAAACCAGGAAGTGCTGGTAAGGGTATTCGGACCAGACAGGTTTACGCAGGCTGAAATGGATGAGTTATCTATTGAAAAGGAAAGGGGTTATCAAAAGGAATTTTCACCTCATTTGGCGCTCCTGCCGGGATTGAAGGAACTGTTAGATGCCGCATATGAGCGGAATATCCCAATGGCGATAGGTTCGGCGGCGATACCGTTCAACATAAATTTTGTGCTTGATAATTTAAACCTACAGCATTATTTTAAGGCGATAGTTAGCGCGGATGATGTTAAGCTGAGCAAACCAAACCCCGAAACTTTTTTGAATGCGGCTAACCTTTTACAGGTAAACCCAACTGACTGCCTTGTTTTTGAGGATACACCCAAAGGCGCAGAAACAGCCATGAACGCTAATATGAAATGCGTGGTATTGACCACCACCCACCAAGCCGATGAGTTTAGCTATTTAGATAACATTGTACATTACGCGGCGGATTATACCGGTGATTTTTTTAAGACATTGTTAGGATAA
- a CDS encoding alpha/beta hydrolase yields MLERLSVFILLFCFAIATKAQSQHRYKDMIFTETTVDIDQSYNPAATKDEKKAYLFDLYQPKGDDARHRPLIIWMHGGGFKFGSKDAKGVALWSKTFAQRGYVCANINYRLSKKNPLFHFDELVKSSYYAVQDVKIAVEYFKHNAARYGIDPDKIVLAGNSAGGMIALQAAYSSNEELAKLAGLSNDTAAINKPQERVKVAAVINFWGAIYNLDWLKNVQVPIVSVLGSNDGVVPPTHKSAPLYGGEDIHAKADSLGIPNELKVFEGYSHELQKHFNPVFPVGEDTEKRWLQAGQFAADFLYNTLFK; encoded by the coding sequence ATGCTCGAAAGACTATCTGTTTTCATTCTCCTATTTTGCTTTGCGATAGCAACAAAAGCACAAAGCCAACACCGGTATAAGGACATGATCTTTACGGAAACCACCGTTGATATCGATCAAAGCTATAACCCCGCCGCAACTAAAGACGAAAAGAAAGCCTATTTGTTTGACCTCTATCAACCCAAAGGCGACGATGCCCGTCATCGTCCACTCATTATCTGGATGCATGGTGGTGGTTTCAAGTTTGGTTCAAAGGATGCCAAAGGTGTTGCCCTGTGGAGTAAGACATTTGCGCAGCGCGGTTATGTTTGTGCCAATATCAATTATCGCCTGAGCAAGAAGAACCCTTTATTCCATTTTGATGAGTTGGTAAAAAGCAGTTATTATGCCGTGCAGGATGTGAAGATTGCCGTTGAATACTTTAAGCACAATGCTGCCCGCTATGGTATCGACCCGGATAAGATCGTCCTGGCTGGTAACTCGGCAGGAGGGATGATCGCATTGCAAGCCGCCTATAGCAGCAATGAGGAGTTGGCCAAACTGGCTGGTTTATCAAACGATACTGCCGCCATCAACAAACCACAGGAACGTGTTAAAGTAGCAGCAGTCATTAACTTTTGGGGAGCTATTTATAATCTTGATTGGCTTAAAAACGTACAGGTACCCATTGTTTCAGTATTAGGTAGTAATGATGGCGTAGTGCCGCCAACCCACAAAAGCGCGCCCTTATATGGTGGCGAAGATATCCATGCCAAAGCAGATTCTCTTGGCATCCCTAACGAGCTAAAGGTATTCGAGGGATATTCGCATGAGCTGCAAAAGCACTTTAACCCGGTGTTCCCGGTAGGTGAGGATACTGAAAAACGCTGGCTGCAGGCTGGGCAGTTCGCTGCCGACTTCCTTTATAACACGCTGTTCAAATAA
- a CDS encoding phenylacetate--CoA ligase family protein has translation MRAFLQEKVQQKIEQTAAMQEQKLQELLLYVAQNSPFYKELFAKHNINIADIKTVADLSKIPTTTKDDLQQRNNDFLCVPAEKVIEYTSTSGTLGSPVTIALTENDLQRLAYNEYSSFQCADGSSADTYQLMLTLDRQFMAGIAYYLGIRKLGAGIIRLGPGVPSLQWETIKRLKPTAIVAVPSFILKLIQYAKDTGINIHETSVKKAICIGENIRNTDFSLNILGRKITEAWDIQLYSTYASTEMQTAFTECKEGKGGHYQPELVIVELLDENNEQVAPGTPGEVTITTLGVEGMPLLRYKTGDICMYYDEPCACGRTSLRLSPIMGRKKQMIKFKGTTLYPPALFDLLNEREEILDFVIEVYSNEIGLDQVLIYIVPSEISEECDHRIRAYLQARLRVSPHIKYLTTEAIQKMQFSEASRKAIKFIDKRA, from the coding sequence ATGAGAGCATTTTTACAGGAAAAAGTTCAGCAAAAAATTGAGCAGACAGCGGCCATGCAGGAACAGAAATTACAGGAACTTTTGCTATATGTCGCTCAAAATTCGCCGTTTTATAAGGAGTTATTCGCGAAGCATAACATCAATATCGCCGATATAAAAACTGTTGCTGATCTGTCCAAAATACCCACTACTACAAAAGACGATTTGCAACAGCGCAATAATGATTTCCTGTGCGTTCCTGCAGAAAAGGTGATAGAATATACTTCAACATCAGGCACACTGGGCAGTCCGGTTACCATAGCCCTTACTGAAAACGACCTGCAACGATTAGCTTATAATGAGTACAGCTCATTTCAATGTGCTGATGGCTCATCAGCTGACACTTATCAGCTGATGCTTACACTCGACAGGCAGTTTATGGCGGGGATCGCTTATTACCTGGGTATCCGCAAGTTGGGGGCCGGTATCATCAGGTTGGGTCCGGGTGTACCCTCGCTACAATGGGAAACCATTAAGCGCTTGAAACCAACGGCTATTGTGGCCGTGCCATCGTTTATACTGAAGCTGATACAATACGCCAAGGATACCGGCATTAACATACACGAAACCTCGGTTAAAAAGGCCATTTGTATAGGCGAAAATATCCGCAATACCGATTTCTCCCTTAATATTTTAGGGCGGAAGATAACCGAAGCCTGGGATATCCAGCTCTACTCCACCTATGCCTCCACCGAAATGCAAACCGCGTTTACGGAGTGCAAAGAAGGCAAAGGCGGGCATTATCAGCCTGAACTGGTAATTGTTGAACTATTGGATGAGAATAATGAGCAAGTTGCTCCCGGTACCCCCGGCGAAGTAACCATCACCACCCTCGGCGTTGAAGGCATGCCTCTCCTGCGCTATAAAACAGGCGATATCTGTATGTATTATGATGAGCCCTGCGCCTGCGGAAGGACAAGTTTGCGCCTGTCGCCCATCATGGGGCGTAAAAAGCAGATGATCAAGTTCAAGGGAACTACCTTGTACCCTCCCGCCCTGTTCGACCTGCTGAACGAGCGTGAAGAGATCCTGGATTTTGTGATCGAGGTTTACTCCAATGAGATCGGGCTCGACCAGGTGCTGATCTATATCGTACCATCAGAGATCAGCGAAGAATGTGACCACCGCATCCGGGCCTATTTGCAGGCAAGGCTAAGGGTGAGTCCGCATATTAAATACCTGACTACCGAAGCCATACAGAAAATGCAATTCAGTGAAGCCAGCCGGAAAGCAATTAAGTTTATTGATAAAAGAGCGTAA
- a CDS encoding HAL/PAL/TAL family ammonia-lyase, with product MILVGQSPLTLEDFSEILFNNQPVALNEAAVAKVKTNFEFLKKFSSNKLIYGINTGFGPMAQYKVTEDNILQLQYNLIRSHSSGSGKLMSADLSKALMVARLNSFMQAYSGVHTEVIELLKELINNNISPCIYEHGGVGASGDLVQLAHLGLVLIGEGEVIFENVVHPTTDIFNRFNIKPLSIHIREGLAILNGTSAMTGIGMLNIIQAQKLLNWSLMFSAMINEIVEAFDDHYSQELNAVKLHKGQNKIASLMRDILKDSHMIRDRSEHLYNPDNLDQEVFEDKVQEYYSLRCVTQVLGPIYDTIIQAEEVVVNEINSVNDNPVIDHENHNIFHGGNFHGDYVSLEMDKLKIAITKLSMLSERQLNYLLNNKLNQKLPPFVNLGVLGFNFGMQGMQFTATSTVAENQTLSFPMYVHSIPNNNDNQDIVSMGCNAALMTKRVVDNSFEVLAIQLMTILQAIDYLECQDRLSSTSRSLYDKARAIFPKFVQDQPKYKDLKNVKEFLESSEHIKAFAK from the coding sequence GTGATACTTGTTGGACAAAGCCCGCTTACGCTCGAAGATTTTTCTGAAATATTATTCAATAACCAGCCGGTTGCTTTAAATGAAGCCGCTGTAGCCAAGGTTAAAACCAATTTTGAATTTCTTAAAAAGTTCTCATCCAATAAGCTCATTTATGGCATCAACACTGGTTTTGGGCCGATGGCGCAATACAAGGTGACCGAAGATAACATTCTGCAACTGCAATATAACCTCATCCGCAGCCACTCATCCGGCAGCGGCAAGTTAATGAGCGCTGATCTGTCGAAAGCCTTAATGGTGGCCCGGTTAAATAGCTTTATGCAGGCTTATTCGGGTGTACATACCGAGGTGATTGAGCTGTTAAAGGAACTCATCAATAACAATATCAGTCCCTGCATTTATGAGCATGGCGGTGTGGGTGCCAGCGGTGATTTAGTGCAATTAGCTCATTTAGGCCTGGTTTTAATTGGCGAGGGCGAGGTGATTTTCGAAAATGTTGTTCACCCAACTACCGACATCTTTAACCGCTTTAATATCAAACCGCTTTCCATTCATATCCGTGAAGGTTTGGCTATCCTGAATGGCACTTCGGCTATGACAGGTATCGGCATGCTGAATATTATACAGGCCCAGAAACTGTTGAACTGGTCGCTGATGTTTTCAGCCATGATCAATGAGATAGTTGAAGCATTTGACGATCATTACTCACAGGAACTGAACGCGGTAAAGCTGCACAAGGGCCAGAACAAAATAGCATCGTTGATGCGCGATATTTTGAAGGACAGCCACATGATCCGCGACCGCTCCGAGCATTTATATAATCCGGACAACCTGGACCAGGAAGTTTTTGAGGACAAAGTACAGGAATACTATTCCCTGCGCTGCGTCACACAGGTTTTGGGGCCGATATATGATACCATAATTCAGGCTGAAGAAGTGGTAGTGAACGAGATCAACTCAGTTAATGATAACCCGGTTATCGATCACGAGAATCACAACATTTTCCACGGTGGTAATTTCCATGGTGATTATGTATCCTTGGAAATGGACAAGCTGAAGATCGCTATCACCAAACTTTCCATGCTATCAGAAAGGCAGTTAAACTACCTGCTGAATAACAAGCTGAACCAAAAACTGCCTCCATTTGTAAATCTGGGTGTATTAGGCTTTAACTTCGGGATGCAGGGTATGCAGTTTACGGCAACATCAACGGTGGCTGAAAATCAAACCTTATCGTTCCCGATGTATGTACACAGCATACCGAATAATAATGATAACCAGGACATTGTAAGCATGGGCTGCAATGCCGCGCTGATGACCAAGCGTGTGGTTGATAACTCATTTGAGGTGTTGGCTATTCAATTAATGACCATTTTACAGGCTATCGATTATTTGGAATGTCAGGACAGGCTATCTTCTACTTCACGCTCATTATACGACAAGGCAAGAGCAATTTTCCCTAAATTTGTGCAGGATCAGCCTAAATATAAAGATTTGAAAAACGTGAAGGAGTTTTTAGAAAGTTCGGAACATATCAAAGCTTTCGCAAAATGA
- a CDS encoding DinB family protein: MIRIGRPNSDDAPAWYGYFFDLAPGDDLLEALENSKQYTLELISTIPAEKEDFAYAEGKWTIKQAFIHLADEERYYAYKAFCYSRQTNVHLEIPMGENYAKDFNVSKRSFTNITDDYLAVRNATITLFKGMSNEMLDFKNFPVTPTYTARSLGWFTVGHNLHHCKLIKEKYLGQ, translated from the coding sequence ATGATAAGGATAGGTCGGCCAAATTCAGACGATGCTCCCGCCTGGTATGGCTATTTCTTTGATCTGGCACCCGGCGATGACCTGTTGGAAGCCCTGGAAAACAGCAAACAATATACCTTGGAATTGATAAGCACTATACCTGCTGAAAAGGAGGATTTTGCCTATGCTGAAGGTAAGTGGACTATAAAACAGGCTTTTATCCATTTGGCTGATGAGGAACGCTATTATGCTTACAAAGCTTTTTGCTATTCGCGGCAAACCAATGTTCATCTGGAAATACCCATGGGAGAAAACTATGCCAAAGATTTTAATGTAAGCAAGCGCTCTTTTACGAATATAACCGATGATTATTTAGCCGTAAGGAACGCCACAATAACTCTTTTTAAAGGCATGAGCAATGAAATGCTGGATTTTAAGAATTTCCCGGTCACGCCCACCTATACCGCGCGAAGTTTGGGCTGGTTTACAGTTGGGCATAACCTGCATCATTGCAAGTTGATAAAGGAAAAATATCTTGGACAATAA
- a CDS encoding adenylate/guanylate cyclase domain-containing protein: MAKILVVDDEADLELLVKQKFRRKIRENIYEFVFAQNGEEALVKVKEHPDLDIILSDINMPVMDGLTLLSRLPEANPMIKAVVVSAYGDMQNIRTAMNRGAFDFVVKPVDFEDLDLTMEKTILHVKQLQETIKAIKENNILKMYVDENVLNFMTHREFETSLLNNEVVEATVMFIDICGFTAITEQVAANAVVTLLNGLFDKIVKEIITQGGHVDKFMGDAVMAVFRGDFHLDRAIDAALAVREQLKNIDEIKAGDKTYKPEVSVGINSGEMVSGNIGSASLKRLDYTVIGDAVNLAQRLQSVAKAGQIIITEETYHKAKESFSCEKIGEVTLKNKSKPVTIYQVLE, encoded by the coding sequence ATGGCCAAGATATTGGTAGTTGATGATGAAGCTGATCTTGAATTATTAGTAAAACAAAAGTTCCGCCGCAAGATCAGGGAAAATATATATGAATTTGTTTTCGCCCAAAACGGCGAGGAAGCACTGGTAAAAGTAAAGGAACACCCCGACCTGGATATTATACTGAGCGATATAAATATGCCGGTTATGGATGGCCTTACGCTGTTAAGCCGTTTGCCCGAAGCTAACCCCATGATTAAAGCTGTGGTAGTATCGGCCTATGGTGATATGCAAAACATCCGCACAGCCATGAACAGGGGGGCATTTGATTTTGTAGTAAAACCTGTTGATTTTGAAGATCTTGACCTCACTATGGAGAAAACTATACTGCATGTAAAACAATTACAGGAAACTATAAAGGCCATTAAGGAGAACAACATACTAAAAATGTATGTAGATGAAAATGTGCTCAACTTTATGACCCACCGTGAGTTTGAAACCAGCCTGCTGAATAATGAGGTAGTTGAAGCCACCGTAATGTTTATTGATATCTGCGGCTTTACTGCTATTACTGAGCAGGTTGCCGCAAATGCCGTAGTAACCTTACTTAATGGTTTGTTTGATAAAATAGTTAAAGAGATAATTACCCAGGGCGGTCATGTGGATAAGTTTATGGGCGATGCGGTAATGGCCGTTTTTAGGGGTGATTTTCACCTCGACAGGGCTATTGACGCAGCTCTGGCTGTACGGGAGCAGTTAAAAAATATTGATGAAATAAAAGCGGGCGACAAAACTTATAAACCAGAAGTATCCGTAGGTATAAACTCGGGTGAGATGGTATCAGGTAATATCGGTTCCGCCTCCTTAAAACGTTTGGATTATACGGTAATAGGTGATGCCGTTAACCTGGCCCAGCGCCTGCAATCAGTTGCAAAAGCCGGGCAGATCATTATCACAGAGGAAACCTATCACAAAGCCAAAGAATCATTCAGCTGTGAAAAAATTGGTGAGGTTACCCTGAAAAACAAATCCAAGCCGGTTACCATTTACCAGGTATTGGAGTAA
- a CDS encoding YitT family protein — protein sequence MKRLQLPHWLTDTIYTITGILFSGFALKSFLVPNNFFDGGVTGISLLVHELYHINIAYVIIIANIPFIVMGAFQINKTFAFKTVAAVIGLGLCLLYMPYPAMTSDKLLVSIFGGVFMGIGVGLAIRGGCALDGIEVLALYTGKRISFTISEIILGINIIIFLIAAIKLGLPTALYSILTYYTASRTINFVIEGLEEYTGVTIISGENAAIKEQLVLTMGKGITVYKGERGFLKDSFDVSQPVDIIFTVVTRLEVRRLRNLVHDIDPKAFVFTSTIKEAAGGVLKKRARH from the coding sequence ATGAAAAGGTTACAACTGCCGCATTGGCTAACCGATACCATTTATACCATTACAGGTATCCTGTTCAGCGGGTTTGCCCTAAAGAGCTTTTTAGTGCCTAACAACTTTTTTGATGGCGGTGTTACCGGTATATCTCTGCTGGTACACGAATTGTACCACATAAATATTGCTTATGTAATTATTATAGCCAATATCCCATTTATTGTGATGGGGGCTTTTCAGATCAATAAAACCTTTGCCTTTAAAACCGTTGCGGCGGTTATTGGATTGGGCTTATGCCTGCTTTATATGCCTTATCCCGCAATGACATCGGATAAACTGTTGGTATCCATCTTCGGCGGGGTGTTTATGGGTATAGGCGTTGGGCTGGCCATAAGGGGTGGCTGCGCACTTGATGGTATTGAGGTTTTGGCCCTGTACACAGGTAAACGCATCAGCTTTACTATAAGTGAGATTATATTAGGCATAAACATTATCATATTTTTAATAGCTGCTATAAAACTTGGTCTGCCTACAGCATTATACTCTATACTTACTTATTACACAGCATCGCGCACCATAAACTTTGTAATAGAGGGCTTGGAGGAATATACCGGTGTAACGATTATATCGGGCGAGAATGCTGCTATAAAGGAGCAACTCGTACTTACCATGGGCAAAGGCATAACTGTTTACAAAGGCGAGCGCGGCTTTTTAAAGGATAGCTTTGATGTTAGTCAGCCTGTAGATATTATTTTTACTGTAGTAACCCGTTTAGAGGTTAGGCGCCTGCGCAACCTGGTGCATGACATTGACCCTAAGGCCTTTGTTTTCACAAGTACCATTAAAGAGGCCGCAGGCGGCGTGTTGAAGAAAAGAGCAAGACATTAA
- a CDS encoding response regulator, translating to MKILVVDDEADVQPLFLQRFRKEIRNHELEFDFALSGEAALDYLREKHSEVVLILSDINMPGMSGIDLLTRIRHDYNSPPPPVVMMITAYGDEENHRQAMQNGANDFLTKPLDFNLLKEKLKTLTDNGQDIGS from the coding sequence ATGAAGATATTAGTAGTAGATGATGAGGCCGATGTTCAGCCACTTTTTTTACAACGTTTCCGCAAGGAGATACGGAACCACGAGCTCGAATTTGATTTTGCGCTCTCAGGCGAGGCCGCTTTGGATTACCTGCGGGAAAAGCATTCCGAAGTAGTGCTCATCCTGTCGGATATAAATATGCCCGGCATGAGCGGTATTGATCTGCTGACAAGGATACGCCATGACTATAATTCGCCGCCACCGCCGGTTGTAATGATGATAACCGCTTACGGCGATGAGGAGAATCACAGGCAGGCTATGCAAAATGGTGCCAATGATTTTTTAACCAAGCCGCTTGATTTTAATCTTTTAAAAGAAAAACTTAAAACCCTTACCGATAATGGCCAAGATATTGGTAGTTGA
- the fabG gene encoding 3-oxoacyl-ACP reductase FabG: MKCALITGGSRGIGRAICIKMAALGYYILVNYKSNTTEADKTIALIKEAGGNGELLQFDVADKDQIKQTLGGWIDANEGKYIEVLVNNAGIRDDSLMAWMAEEQWDNVIKTNLDSFFYVTRLVLNSMLQRKYGRIVNVVSLSGIKGLAGQTNYSAAKAGVIGATKALAQEVGRQGITVNALAPGFIKTDMTDGLDEKELKSIIPVKRFGLPEEVAHAAAFLASPEAAYITAQVLSINGGLYS; the protein is encoded by the coding sequence ATGAAATGCGCACTGATCACCGGCGGCTCACGTGGGATTGGCAGGGCTATCTGCATCAAAATGGCAGCTCTCGGCTACTATATTTTGGTGAACTACAAAAGCAATACTACAGAAGCTGATAAAACCATCGCGCTGATAAAAGAAGCCGGCGGCAATGGCGAACTGCTGCAATTTGATGTGGCCGATAAGGACCAGATAAAACAAACACTCGGCGGCTGGATTGACGCCAACGAAGGAAAATACATTGAAGTGCTGGTAAACAATGCCGGTATCCGTGATGACAGCCTGATGGCCTGGATGGCCGAAGAGCAATGGGATAACGTAATAAAAACCAATCTCGACAGCTTTTTTTATGTTACCCGGCTGGTTTTAAACAGTATGCTGCAACGCAAATACGGACGCATTGTAAACGTGGTATCGCTCTCCGGTATAAAAGGATTAGCAGGGCAAACAAACTACTCAGCCGCTAAAGCCGGTGTAATTGGCGCTACAAAGGCGTTGGCACAGGAAGTTGGCCGACAAGGAATCACTGTAAATGCCCTTGCTCCCGGTTTTATAAAGACTGATATGACCGACGGGCTTGACGAAAAAGAACTAAAATCGATCATCCCCGTAAAACGCTTTGGGTTACCCGAAGAAGTGGCACATGCGGCGGCGTTTCTGGCATCGCCGGAGGCGGCATATATTACGGCACAAGTATTGTCCATTAACGGCGGACTGTATTCATAG